Below is a genomic region from Paracholeplasma manati.
CTCTTTTATGTCTGATTCTTTCATGTAATAAGGCGATTTCTAATACTTTCTGATGATAGTTACTAGAACCCTTGATTCTTCTAGATAAACTTCTTTGAAGGACTCTGAGTTTATTGAAGTCTGTTTGAATGTCTTTAGGATAATCCAATTTAAATCCTTCATGATCAATATAGAAATGAGTCATGGAGAAATCTAATCCAATCGATTCTTTTACATCTTTTTTCTTAATCTCTTTTTGGTATTCATATAGAATAGAAACATAATAATTACCTGTACTACTCTTAGATACCGTTACATTTTTGAGAATCATATCACTAGGTATGGCTCTATGTTGTTTGATCTTTACTTCACCCAGTTTAGGTAGTTTGATAAAACCTTTTAATAGAGCGATATTATTGTTAACAAGATTGGTCGTATAACCATAGTCTTGTTTCTTTGAATGAAACTTAGGGAAGTCTTGTTTATGATTGAAGAATTGTTTAAAAGCTTTTTCTTGATTGAGTTGTGTATTGGCTAAAGATAAAGAGTCTATGTCTTTTAGAAATGGATAAGCATCTTTATATT
It encodes:
- a CDS encoding RNA-guided endonuclease InsQ/TnpB family protein codes for the protein YKDAYPFLKDIDSLSLANTQLNQEKAFKQFFNHKQDFPKFHSKKQDYGYTTNLVNNNIALLKGFIKLPKLGEVKIKQHRAIPSDMILKNVTVSKSSTGNYYVSILYEYQKEIKKKDVKESIGLDFSMTHFYIDHEGFKLDYPKDIQTDFNKLRVLQRSLSRRIKGSSNYHQKVLEIALLHERIRHKR